One window of Mangrovibacterium diazotrophicum genomic DNA carries:
- a CDS encoding SusC/RagA family TonB-linked outer membrane protein — MKKTELVPPYAVLKQIMRIMKLTAFFVFLLSMQLYATSFGQTAKISLSMNSSLKDVIEQIETVSGYHFVLKADQKILDKVVSVNYSDQNIEEILEDLFRDTGYTYKIIDRYIAVTEVGKADQIQLQQQEKVSGKVTDETGAPLPGVTVVVKGTTNGTITDFDGNYSLGNVGNSDVLVFSFVGMQSQEIVVAGASVVNAVLKEETIGLAEVVAVGYQIQRKADLTGAIEVIELQSIENVSLSSGNPMQALQGRVPGLYIEKNGSPNATNSRILIRGVNTLGDNNPLYIIDGVPTKRPEVFQGLSAGSIVSVQVLKDASASSIYGARASNGVVIVTTKNGSEKKGKVKVEFNSNFSMQSEKSQRFKMLNAVDRGRALWQASVNDGVDPASGYGEIYDFDWNGDYNNPVLNSVTPQPYVGGDTNVPVGDTDWQDVTYETGYVISNDLTVSGGTDKSSVLMNVGYIKNTGMLKYTNYDRITARINGQTSLLDDKLKFGINAQVVSSNETLETPDLGSAPTPGLAITLAPTIPLYTKTGEYGGPLGSGYSDRNNPVMMQYINRWDNTNRKYLFGSVFAEAKPVKNLVLRTTLGLDYSMVEDKDIEPAFTNGFIARSVNSLTIYNSDFTSVTWSNTAHYDLELGKSKFGFLLGVESVSDNFKDFTGYKEGFSTQTEEFFVLSAGTSNGNSFGTATGSRLLSQFGKIDYNYDQRFLASFTLRRDGSSRFGKDNRYGFFPAATFGWRLSEEEFMKGMENLTNLKFRAGVGRVGNQDVGDFASLGLFEPRYGAVASQVDGVFHNDFFDDYWNIGSAYALNGQDTGNLPSGFVSVQAANPALRWETTDELNLGLDFGFFDSKLVGSFDWYTRKTTDILIQPPVASALGEGQLQFLNGATKKNSGWEFALSYRKEVNKDFTYEVAGSASHFADKITELPEEVRTAYPGNSEQTVVGHSELSIFGYVADGIFKSQAEVDDHANQVGAAPGRIRWADLNNDGEINSLDQKFLGTLLPKLEYSLRVDLNYKNFDLSIFGSGVAGKTGYDPYTFYNDFIRGRDNVGPGVFRAWTPQNPDSSVPGLTLSDSNNETRTSSYLNVNASYFKLRNVQLGYTLPNNTLERIGMDKLRFYVMAENLFWIKSKEFQGPDPERTDVNVIPIPRTFSVGVNVAF, encoded by the coding sequence ATGAAAAAAACGGAATTAGTTCCGCCTTATGCGGTTCTTAAACAAATTATGCGAATTATGAAGCTAACAGCCTTCTTCGTTTTTCTGCTTAGCATGCAATTGTATGCGACTTCTTTCGGGCAAACCGCTAAGATTTCCCTGAGCATGAATTCTTCCCTAAAAGACGTTATTGAACAAATTGAAACAGTGTCAGGCTATCATTTTGTGTTGAAAGCCGATCAGAAAATTCTGGATAAGGTCGTCAGTGTCAATTATAGCGATCAGAACATCGAAGAGATTCTGGAAGACCTGTTCCGGGATACCGGATATACTTACAAAATCATTGACCGATACATTGCAGTAACCGAGGTTGGCAAAGCCGACCAGATCCAGTTGCAGCAGCAGGAAAAGGTATCCGGGAAAGTGACCGACGAAACTGGTGCGCCGCTGCCTGGTGTGACTGTTGTGGTAAAAGGAACGACAAATGGTACGATCACCGATTTCGATGGAAATTACTCGCTGGGCAATGTCGGAAACTCCGATGTGTTGGTGTTCTCGTTCGTTGGGATGCAGTCGCAGGAGATTGTGGTTGCCGGCGCTTCGGTAGTCAATGCTGTACTGAAAGAAGAAACGATAGGTTTGGCCGAAGTGGTAGCGGTTGGTTACCAAATTCAGCGCAAAGCAGATTTGACAGGTGCGATCGAGGTGATCGAATTGCAGTCGATCGAGAATGTGAGTTTGAGCTCGGGTAACCCCATGCAGGCACTGCAAGGTCGTGTCCCGGGTTTGTACATCGAAAAAAATGGTTCGCCGAATGCTACAAACAGCCGCATCCTGATTCGTGGTGTAAACACGCTGGGCGACAACAACCCGCTGTATATTATTGACGGCGTTCCAACAAAACGCCCGGAAGTATTTCAAGGGCTGAGCGCCGGATCTATCGTGTCGGTTCAGGTACTGAAAGATGCGTCAGCCTCTTCTATTTATGGTGCGCGTGCATCAAACGGTGTCGTTATTGTCACCACCAAGAATGGCTCTGAGAAGAAAGGGAAAGTCAAAGTTGAATTCAATTCCAACTTTTCCATGCAAAGCGAAAAATCGCAGCGTTTCAAAATGCTGAATGCAGTTGATCGTGGTCGCGCGCTTTGGCAGGCATCTGTAAATGACGGTGTGGACCCAGCGAGCGGTTACGGCGAAATTTACGATTTCGACTGGAATGGCGATTATAACAATCCGGTGCTGAATAGTGTCACTCCTCAGCCCTATGTGGGCGGCGATACAAACGTTCCGGTTGGCGATACCGACTGGCAGGACGTTACCTACGAGACCGGCTATGTAATCAGCAACGACTTAACTGTTTCGGGCGGTACCGATAAATCGTCGGTATTGATGAATGTGGGATACATTAAAAATACAGGGATGTTGAAATACACCAACTACGATCGTATCACAGCCCGCATTAACGGACAAACCAGTTTGCTGGACGATAAATTGAAGTTTGGCATCAACGCTCAGGTTGTATCATCAAATGAAACGCTTGAAACGCCCGACTTGGGAAGCGCTCCGACTCCGGGCTTGGCCATCACATTGGCGCCAACAATTCCGTTGTACACCAAAACTGGAGAATACGGTGGCCCGCTTGGTTCCGGTTATTCAGACCGAAATAACCCGGTGATGATGCAGTATATCAACCGTTGGGACAACACAAACCGTAAATACTTGTTCGGAAGCGTTTTTGCTGAAGCAAAACCGGTTAAGAACCTGGTGCTACGCACAACTTTGGGACTGGATTATTCAATGGTGGAGGACAAAGATATTGAGCCGGCATTCACGAACGGTTTCATTGCCCGTTCGGTAAATAGCCTGACGATTTACAACAGTGATTTCACCAGTGTTACCTGGTCGAACACGGCGCATTACGATTTGGAACTTGGAAAAAGCAAATTCGGATTCCTTCTAGGCGTTGAATCGGTAAGCGATAATTTCAAAGATTTCACCGGCTATAAAGAAGGCTTCTCGACACAAACCGAAGAGTTCTTTGTATTGAGTGCCGGTACCAGCAATGGTAACAGTTTTGGTACAGCAACCGGGAGCCGCCTCCTGTCTCAATTCGGTAAAATTGACTACAACTACGATCAACGATTCTTGGCTTCGTTCACCTTGAGGCGCGACGGTTCTTCCCGCTTCGGTAAGGACAACCGCTACGGTTTCTTCCCGGCAGCAACTTTTGGCTGGCGCCTGAGCGAAGAGGAATTTATGAAAGGGATGGAAAATCTCACCAATTTGAAATTCCGTGCCGGTGTCGGACGTGTGGGTAACCAGGATGTTGGTGATTTTGCCAGTTTAGGTTTGTTTGAACCGCGTTACGGCGCTGTTGCCAGTCAGGTCGACGGTGTATTCCACAACGATTTCTTCGACGATTACTGGAATATTGGCTCAGCTTATGCTTTGAATGGTCAGGATACCGGTAACTTACCATCCGGTTTCGTTTCGGTACAGGCTGCTAACCCGGCTTTGCGATGGGAAACAACGGATGAATTGAACCTTGGTCTTGATTTTGGATTCTTCGACAGCAAACTGGTTGGTTCCTTCGACTGGTACACCCGCAAAACAACCGATATTTTGATTCAACCTCCGGTAGCTTCCGCTTTAGGTGAAGGACAATTGCAGTTCCTGAATGGTGCCACCAAGAAAAACAGCGGTTGGGAATTTGCGCTGAGCTATCGCAAGGAAGTGAATAAAGATTTTACTTACGAAGTGGCAGGTAGCGCCAGCCATTTTGCTGATAAGATTACAGAACTGCCGGAAGAAGTTCGGACAGCCTACCCCGGTAACTCGGAGCAAACAGTTGTTGGACATTCAGAACTTTCAATCTTCGGTTATGTTGCTGACGGTATCTTTAAAAGTCAGGCCGAAGTTGATGATCATGCGAACCAGGTTGGTGCAGCTCCCGGACGTATTCGTTGGGCAGATCTGAATAACGACGGTGAAATCAACTCGCTCGACCAGAAATTTCTGGGAACATTGCTGCCAAAATTGGAGTACAGCCTTCGTGTTGACCTGAATTACAAAAACTTCGATTTGTCAATCTTCGGGTCAGGTGTTGCAGGGAAAACGGGATACGATCCTTACACTTTCTACAACGATTTTATTCGTGGTCGCGACAATGTTGGGCCTGGTGTTTTCAGAGCCTGGACACCACAAAATCCCGACTCCAGTGTTCCCGGTCTGACTTTGTCGGACAGCAACAACGAAACGCGTACATCAAGCTACTTAAACGTCAATGCATCTTATTTCAAACTGCGCAACGTTCAGTTGGGCTACACGCTTCCCAACAATACATTGGAAAGAATCGGCATGGATAAACTGCGCTTTTATGTGATGGCTGAGAACCTGTTCTGGATCAAGAGTAAAGAGTTCCAGGGACCGGATCCCGAGCGGACTGATGTGAATGTCATTCCGATTCCAAGAACTTTTTCAGTTGGTGTAAACGTAGCATTCTAA
- a CDS encoding FecR family protein produces the protein MDHQQIIKYLSGQASEAEVQEIFQWIEISPENKAEFISLKKAYALTATSADDAQRVWKEEITRRIRKTDNLRRLYTYARYAAVIVLFFALGMFVQSNLKFGKSAELVYASNMAIDVPLGQMSNLTLPDGTTVQLNSGTHFAYAGNFNEGERTVEMEGEAFFNIAKDPEHPFVVKTKSLDFKVYGTSFNVQAYDDEREVNTTLVEGSLGVLSKTGKEFTRLVPGENVNFDGVSKELVVKNVNTDLYTSWQKGLITFRDEKLSDIAKKMERWYNVEIQIEDPKLADELYFGTIMKNKPIDQILEVFKMTSSLNYRIEPRAGKPTLIYWN, from the coding sequence ATGGATCACCAACAAATCATAAAATACCTGTCAGGCCAAGCTTCCGAAGCGGAAGTACAAGAAATCTTCCAATGGATCGAAATTTCACCTGAAAACAAAGCGGAGTTCATCAGCCTTAAAAAAGCTTATGCACTAACGGCAACATCGGCTGACGATGCGCAGCGGGTTTGGAAAGAAGAGATTACCCGCCGGATTCGCAAAACCGACAATCTTCGCCGACTATACACCTATGCACGCTACGCGGCTGTTATTGTTTTATTTTTTGCGCTGGGCATGTTTGTGCAAAGCAATTTGAAGTTTGGAAAGAGCGCTGAATTGGTTTATGCATCCAATATGGCGATCGATGTTCCGCTGGGACAAATGTCGAACCTCACCTTACCTGATGGAACAACCGTGCAGCTAAACTCGGGAACGCATTTCGCTTATGCCGGAAATTTCAACGAAGGGGAACGCACTGTTGAAATGGAAGGAGAGGCGTTTTTCAACATCGCAAAAGATCCGGAACATCCCTTTGTTGTGAAAACAAAATCACTTGATTTTAAGGTGTATGGAACTTCGTTTAATGTTCAGGCGTACGATGATGAACGAGAAGTGAATACAACTTTGGTTGAGGGAAGCCTGGGGGTTTTGAGCAAAACCGGGAAAGAATTTACCCGTCTCGTTCCCGGCGAGAATGTAAACTTCGATGGCGTTTCCAAAGAACTTGTGGTGAAAAATGTCAACACCGATTTATATACCTCCTGGCAAAAAGGCCTGATTACCTTCCGCGATGAAAAGCTAAGTGATATTGCTAAAAAAATGGAACGTTGGTACAATGTTGAAATTCAGATTGAAGACCCCAAATTGGCCGACGAACTGTACTTCGGAACAATCATGAAAAATAAGCCGATTGACCAGATCCTGGAAGTATTCAAAATGACTTCTTCTCTTAATTACCGGATTGAGCCCCGTGCCGGAAAACCGACTTTAATTTATTGGAATTAA
- a CDS encoding RNA polymerase sigma-70 factor, whose translation MLVEPSDLNEFLFRQFKDGNESAFEQLFKAHYNPVVGFCNQFISDHDKAASLAQEAFINLWMNRSKIQSPNGIKSFLYTFAKSSCLNFIRHKKVVSKYEDRHLQQMEAKINSEVLDSFDFDQLEFSEMEDLIYRAISELPEKCRQVFMLSRFEGKKNKEIADELEISIKSVEANITRALKTLSLKLSEYLPAVLVEMIIHYMY comes from the coding sequence ATGTTAGTTGAACCTTCAGACCTAAACGAATTCTTGTTTCGCCAATTCAAAGACGGAAATGAATCCGCCTTCGAACAGCTGTTTAAAGCTCACTACAATCCGGTAGTTGGCTTCTGTAATCAGTTTATTTCCGATCATGACAAAGCGGCCAGCCTGGCTCAGGAAGCTTTTATCAACCTTTGGATGAACCGATCGAAGATTCAGTCTCCCAACGGAATTAAATCATTTTTATACACCTTTGCCAAGTCGAGTTGTCTGAATTTTATTCGCCACAAAAAGGTAGTCAGTAAATACGAGGATCGGCACTTGCAGCAAATGGAGGCGAAGATCAACAGTGAAGTTTTGGATTCGTTTGATTTTGACCAACTGGAATTTTCAGAAATGGAGGATTTGATATATCGGGCCATCAGTGAACTTCCTGAGAAGTGCCGACAGGTGTTTATGCTGAGTCGTTTTGAGGGGAAAAAGAACAAGGAAATAGCCGATGAACTGGAAATCTCCATTAAATCTGTAGAAGCAAATATCACTCGAGCCTTGAAAACCCTCAGCTTAAAACTGTCTGAATACCTGCCTGCTGTGCTTGTTGAAATGATCATACATTACATGTATTGA
- a CDS encoding glycoside hydrolase family protein: MNRNATPLLLLFLIAFSACHYRTAPELPGTSSSVEAREISLGGVLAEKLNGFTPIDTAVQGSQPIAIEGILNLQEQVTEMVEKKEPAISDSLLNEWKSMAEEADLNFEHFSGVDLKNWVALNDSLLKYTGLVCFADELEKVFYNSQSPDVVTEEAIKSTCYTRRYDRIYVNVYNNSTLNFKHTTGGDVRLIQDTNYPDDGEITFRVEMDDSRYMDLYIRIPEWAEYAAVTVLGVKYPTHPGEYTEVAKKWKNGDEVKVVLGLKPAVIKNEVGQFAFEYGPLFMTYEQDSTLTGAPQTGDPLQYLQFVSPAGKMPTFTFSGYQDHTLVLQPFYAETNGNRRTAWIQGE; this comes from the coding sequence ATGAACCGGAATGCGACGCCCTTACTCCTCCTTTTTCTGATTGCTTTTTCTGCCTGCCATTACCGCACCGCTCCTGAATTACCCGGCACTTCAAGTTCGGTCGAAGCCAGGGAAATTTCGTTGGGTGGCGTTTTGGCCGAAAAGCTGAATGGTTTCACACCGATCGATACGGCTGTCCAGGGAAGTCAGCCAATTGCCATTGAAGGAATCCTGAATTTACAGGAACAGGTGACCGAAATGGTTGAAAAAAAGGAGCCGGCCATTTCAGATAGTTTGCTGAATGAATGGAAGTCGATGGCAGAAGAGGCGGATTTGAATTTCGAGCATTTCTCGGGAGTCGATTTGAAAAACTGGGTGGCGTTGAATGATTCGTTGCTGAAATATACCGGCCTGGTTTGTTTTGCAGACGAGTTGGAAAAGGTTTTCTACAACAGCCAGTCGCCCGATGTTGTGACTGAAGAGGCAATCAAGTCGACCTGTTACACACGCCGTTACGATCGCATTTACGTGAACGTTTATAATAATTCAACCCTGAATTTTAAACATACCACCGGCGGCGATGTCCGTTTGATCCAGGATACCAATTACCCGGATGACGGTGAAATCACCTTTAGGGTCGAGATGGACGACTCCCGCTACATGGACTTGTACATTCGCATTCCCGAATGGGCCGAATATGCTGCGGTAACCGTTTTGGGTGTGAAATACCCAACGCATCCGGGTGAATATACCGAGGTAGCCAAAAAGTGGAAAAATGGCGATGAAGTGAAAGTTGTCTTAGGGTTGAAACCAGCAGTCATCAAAAACGAAGTGGGGCAGTTTGCGTTCGAGTACGGCCCGTTGTTTATGACATACGAGCAGGACAGTACCCTGACCGGTGCGCCGCAAACTGGTGATCCCCTGCAATACCTGCAATTTGTTTCGCCGGCGGGGAAAATGCCAACCTTTACTTTTAGCGGCTATCAGGATCATACTTTGGTGCTCCAACCATTTTACGCCGAAACGAACGGGAACCGGAGAACCGCCTGGATTCAGGGCGAATAA
- a CDS encoding glycoside hydrolase family 65 protein: MKKNRKFGIALCIAFLALNSMAVFGSTKTKNEETDLWKIKVTDPTDYVGIALSNGRIGMVPSSKPFQVKSIILNNVFDRAGANDVSKILEGINFANLVLVVDGDTINQANIENWEQVLDLKAATLTTRFEVPDKAEVTYQIYALRGMPNVGLIDVDVHALKKDIQISVAGKISCPASYHVTDASFKTLHDAEAPMPLLKTIAKSPFGKHTLATTATFIFGNEAQPLQHKVLSPFEHEINFQRKVKAKENFQFAWTGAVCSTENFGDPQNESERMVIYVMRGNKDLVIKQHKELWADLWQSDIQIEGDPESQRDVRLALYHLYAFSRENSRLSIAPMGLSSQGYNGHIFWDSELWMFPPLLILNQGFAKSMLDYRFDRLGKAEEKAANYGYKGAMFPWESDDTGEEATPTWALTGTFEHHITADVGIACWNYYRLTGNKEWLKTEGFPLLKKGAKFWLSRSSQNSDGSYSINNVVGANEYAMNIDDNAFTNGSVKVALEYATKAAVVCGETPDPKWDEVAQKLRFNYFDDGVTKEHSNYKGEIIKQADVNLLAYPLELVTEKEAVLKDMDYYEPRISKKGPAMGYSIFSVLYARLGDADKAFDLFKRAYVPNKRPPFGALAESATSQNPYFTTGAGGMLQAVLFGFAGLHLADDGLVQKDPCLPSNWKSLTITGVGPEHKTYKVTH, encoded by the coding sequence ATGAAGAAAAACAGGAAATTTGGAATTGCACTTTGCATTGCATTTCTGGCACTAAACAGTATGGCTGTGTTTGGTTCAACTAAAACGAAGAACGAAGAAACAGATTTGTGGAAAATCAAGGTCACTGATCCAACTGATTATGTGGGTATCGCCTTGTCAAACGGGCGAATCGGGATGGTGCCGTCAAGCAAACCTTTTCAGGTGAAATCAATCATTCTCAACAATGTTTTTGACCGGGCAGGGGCGAATGACGTTAGTAAAATTTTGGAGGGAATCAATTTTGCCAATCTCGTTTTGGTTGTTGATGGTGATACGATCAATCAAGCGAATATTGAAAACTGGGAACAGGTGCTGGATTTGAAAGCAGCTACTTTGACAACCAGGTTCGAGGTTCCGGATAAGGCCGAAGTAACTTATCAAATCTATGCACTACGCGGGATGCCCAATGTTGGGTTGATTGACGTGGATGTGCATGCCTTAAAAAAAGATATTCAAATCTCGGTGGCTGGAAAGATCAGCTGTCCGGCAAGCTACCATGTGACTGACGCTTCGTTTAAAACTTTACACGATGCCGAAGCTCCGATGCCATTGCTAAAAACAATTGCCAAAAGTCCGTTCGGCAAGCACACGCTGGCAACAACAGCAACATTCATTTTCGGCAACGAAGCGCAACCATTGCAGCACAAGGTATTGAGTCCGTTCGAGCACGAAATCAACTTTCAGCGTAAAGTAAAGGCGAAGGAAAATTTTCAGTTTGCCTGGACCGGAGCGGTTTGTTCTACTGAAAATTTCGGGGATCCGCAGAACGAATCCGAGCGCATGGTAATTTATGTGATGCGCGGTAACAAGGATTTGGTGATTAAACAACACAAGGAGCTGTGGGCCGATTTGTGGCAAAGTGATATCCAGATTGAAGGCGATCCCGAATCGCAGCGGGATGTTCGCCTGGCCTTGTATCATTTGTATGCTTTTTCGCGGGAGAATTCAAGATTGAGTATTGCTCCCATGGGCTTGTCGTCGCAAGGCTACAATGGCCATATCTTTTGGGATTCGGAGTTGTGGATGTTTCCGCCCTTACTGATCCTGAATCAGGGCTTTGCCAAATCGATGCTCGATTACCGATTCGACCGCTTGGGAAAAGCAGAAGAGAAGGCAGCGAATTACGGTTATAAGGGTGCCATGTTTCCCTGGGAGTCGGACGATACCGGTGAAGAAGCCACGCCAACCTGGGCACTGACAGGAACATTTGAACACCATATTACCGCCGATGTGGGCATCGCCTGCTGGAATTATTATCGCCTCACCGGCAACAAAGAATGGCTGAAAACGGAAGGTTTTCCTTTGCTGAAAAAAGGCGCTAAATTTTGGTTAAGCCGTTCGTCGCAAAACAGCGATGGCAGCTATTCGATCAATAATGTTGTGGGAGCTAACGAGTATGCCATGAATATTGATGACAACGCTTTCACAAACGGATCGGTGAAAGTGGCGTTGGAGTATGCTACAAAAGCTGCGGTTGTTTGTGGTGAAACGCCGGATCCGAAATGGGATGAGGTGGCGCAAAAACTTCGGTTCAACTATTTTGACGATGGTGTGACGAAAGAGCATTCAAACTACAAGGGTGAAATCATCAAACAGGCCGATGTAAACTTGCTGGCTTACCCGCTTGAGCTCGTAACTGAAAAAGAGGCGGTCCTGAAAGACATGGACTACTACGAGCCGCGCATTTCAAAAAAAGGACCGGCAATGGGCTATTCCATTTTCTCGGTTTTGTATGCCCGCCTGGGAGACGCCGATAAAGCCTTCGATTTGTTCAAACGCGCTTACGTACCCAATAAACGTCCTCCTTTTGGTGCACTTGCCGAGTCGGCGACCAGCCAGAATCCGTATTTTACAACCGGAGCTGGCGGAATGCTTCAGGCGGTGCTATTCGGATTTGCCGGGCTTCACCTGGCCGATGACGGCTTGGTTCAAAAAGACCCATGTTTGCCTTCGAACTGGAAAAGCCTTACGATAACCGGTGTTGGACCTGAGCATAAAACCTACAAAGTGACTCATTGA
- a CDS encoding glycoside hydrolase family 3 C-terminal domain-containing protein, translating to MKNLLLLALLVIASGLSLQAQQTFPYQNPDLPIDQRVDDLVSRMTVQEKIDQLLYESPAIDRLGVPKYNWWNECLHGVARAGYATVFPQSISIAASWDQDLIFDVASVISDEARAKHHEFVRRGERGIYQGLTFWSPNINIFRDPRWGRGHETYGEDPYLTGQMGMEFVRGLQGDDDKYLKVVATAKHYAVHSGPEPLRHEFDARVSERDLQETYLPAFRTLVVDGGVYSVMGAYNRFRGEACCANTELFDILRNKWNFDGYFVSDCGAIADIWEYHKVVPDAASAAALAVKEGCDLNCGSTYNSLKEAVEKGLITEDELDVSVKRLFTARFKLGMFDPVENVPYAQIPFSVNNNPAHNVLARQAARESIVLLKNEDHTLPFSKEIKTVAVIGPNADDIESLWGNYSGVPSDPVTVLKGIQNKLSPQAKVLYAQGCDLADGIPEMKAVPSIYLETADGEQGLKAEYFANSKWEGDPLYKQVDDNIDFCWDIDTPDPRLAPGSYSIRWTGYLVAPKSGTYYFSDWGKPFMTIKIGDEEKGGNNEHHPRMRELKVDLKAGEKYKVEVKYQNYYGDATARMLWSVPQEDRLQQAVETASQADVVVLALGLNERLEGEEMKIQIDGFSGGDRTSLDLPATQVELMKAIVATGKPVALVLINGSALSVNWAADNVPAILTAGYPGQQGGNAIADVLFGDYNPAGRLPVTYYKSVDQLPPFEDYNMDGRTYRYFTQEPLYPFGFGLSYTKFSYSNLQISPNILMGDKVAVSVDVTNTGDLDGDEVVQLYLTDEKASTPRPIRQLEGFKRVNLKKGETKTINFSLDPRQLSMINSKDLRVVEPGWFTVSVGGEQPGFSGRTEAATTNTVSGRFVVKGKAIVLEE from the coding sequence ATGAAAAACCTCCTATTACTAGCGCTTCTCGTGATCGCGAGCGGCCTCAGTTTGCAGGCGCAACAAACTTTCCCGTATCAAAATCCGGATCTTCCGATTGATCAGCGTGTCGACGATTTGGTGTCACGAATGACTGTTCAGGAAAAGATTGACCAGTTACTATATGAATCTCCGGCAATCGACCGGTTGGGAGTTCCTAAATACAATTGGTGGAACGAATGTTTGCACGGAGTGGCCCGAGCAGGCTACGCTACCGTTTTCCCGCAATCCATTTCCATTGCTGCTTCCTGGGATCAGGATTTAATTTTTGATGTGGCTTCGGTTATTTCAGATGAAGCACGGGCGAAACATCACGAGTTTGTTCGACGCGGCGAGCGGGGCATTTACCAGGGATTGACTTTCTGGTCACCGAACATCAATATTTTCCGAGATCCGCGTTGGGGGAGAGGACACGAAACTTATGGTGAAGATCCGTATCTCACAGGCCAGATGGGCATGGAGTTCGTTCGTGGCTTGCAGGGCGACGACGATAAATACCTGAAAGTGGTGGCTACGGCAAAACATTACGCTGTTCACTCGGGGCCGGAGCCACTGCGTCACGAATTTGATGCCCGAGTGAGTGAACGCGATTTACAGGAAACTTATCTGCCGGCTTTCCGAACTCTTGTGGTCGATGGCGGTGTTTATTCAGTCATGGGGGCTTACAACCGTTTTCGCGGAGAAGCCTGCTGTGCCAACACTGAGTTATTTGATATCCTGCGGAACAAGTGGAATTTTGATGGTTATTTTGTTTCCGACTGTGGCGCCATTGCCGACATTTGGGAGTATCATAAGGTGGTACCCGATGCTGCTTCGGCCGCTGCACTGGCGGTAAAAGAAGGCTGCGACCTGAATTGCGGGAGTACCTACAATTCACTGAAAGAGGCCGTCGAAAAAGGATTGATTACGGAAGATGAGTTGGATGTTTCTGTGAAACGCCTTTTTACGGCCCGCTTCAAGCTGGGCATGTTCGACCCGGTCGAAAATGTTCCCTACGCACAAATCCCGTTTTCGGTAAATAACAATCCGGCGCACAATGTTTTGGCCCGTCAGGCTGCTCGCGAAAGTATTGTTTTACTGAAAAACGAAGATCATACGTTGCCCTTTTCAAAAGAGATAAAAACAGTTGCGGTGATTGGCCCCAATGCCGACGATATTGAGTCGCTTTGGGGAAACTACAGCGGTGTGCCCAGCGATCCGGTTACGGTGCTGAAAGGCATTCAAAATAAACTCAGCCCGCAAGCGAAGGTGTTGTATGCGCAAGGTTGCGATCTGGCTGATGGTATTCCAGAGATGAAAGCAGTTCCTTCAATTTATTTGGAAACGGCAGACGGCGAGCAAGGTTTGAAAGCCGAATATTTTGCCAATAGCAAGTGGGAGGGAGATCCTTTGTACAAGCAGGTGGATGACAATATTGATTTTTGCTGGGATATTGACACGCCCGATCCGCGGCTGGCACCCGGTAGTTACAGCATCCGATGGACGGGTTATCTTGTTGCTCCCAAGAGCGGTACCTATTATTTCAGCGATTGGGGAAAGCCATTCATGACCATCAAAATCGGGGATGAAGAAAAAGGTGGAAATAACGAGCACCACCCCAGAATGCGGGAGCTGAAAGTGGATTTGAAAGCCGGTGAAAAGTATAAAGTTGAAGTGAAATACCAGAACTACTATGGTGATGCAACGGCCCGCATGCTGTGGTCGGTTCCGCAGGAAGATCGTTTGCAGCAGGCTGTGGAAACGGCCAGCCAGGCCGATGTTGTTGTGCTGGCTTTGGGGCTGAATGAGCGGCTGGAAGGCGAAGAAATGAAAATTCAGATTGACGGATTTTCCGGTGGTGACCGCACCAGCCTCGATTTGCCGGCAACACAGGTCGAGTTAATGAAGGCGATTGTGGCAACCGGTAAGCCGGTGGCTTTGGTCTTGATCAACGGAAGCGCTCTTTCGGTCAATTGGGCGGCCGACAACGTTCCGGCAATTTTAACGGCCGGTTATCCCGGTCAGCAAGGAGGAAATGCGATTGCTGATGTTTTGTTCGGCGACTACAATCCTGCTGGCCGTTTGCCGGTAACCTACTACAAATCGGTTGACCAATTGCCTCCGTTCGAGGATTACAACATGGATGGAAGAACTTACCGTTATTTCACACAGGAGCCACTTTATCCATTTGGCTTCGGACTGAGCTATACAAAGTTCAGCTATTCAAATCTTCAAATCAGCCCCAATATATTGATGGGCGATAAAGTTGCCGTTTCTGTTGATGTAACGAATACCGGAGATTTGGATGGTGATGAAGTGGTTCAATTATACCTGACTGACGAAAAAGCGTCTACTCCGCGACCAATCCGCCAGTTGGAAGGTTTCAAACGGGTGAATCTGAAAAAGGGTGAGACAAAAACTATCAATTTTAGCCTGGACCCTCGGCAGCTTTCAATGATCAATAGCAAAGATTTGCGCGTCGTGGAACCCGGCTGGTTCACTGTTTCAGTTGGCGGTGAGCAACCCGGCTTCTCCGGTCGCACCGAAGCGGCGACGACAAACACCGTCAGCGGTCGTTTTGTGGTCAAAGGAAAAGCAATTGTTCTCGAAGAATAG